One segment of Verrucomicrobiales bacterium DNA contains the following:
- a CDS encoding NADAR family protein translates to MKRPAKLQKASSVQGRDDEAGLPEIRFYRANEKPYGVFSNLYRRPLVFEGREYPTSEHAYQAGKAVKESVREWILSAPSPSLVAMAAHGLYTWDIAPDWSKVKFDRMRGVLRAKFTQHQDLRELLLSTGDARLVESAKTDNPVNRLWGEVNGKGKNMLGVLLMELRSELKSESVQPKSKTKPNGKSRANALTGMASVELAC, encoded by the coding sequence ATGAAAAGACCCGCGAAACTCCAGAAAGCCTCTTCAGTACAAGGGCGTGACGATGAGGCAGGTCTGCCTGAGATTCGTTTCTATCGTGCAAATGAGAAGCCCTATGGGGTGTTCAGTAATCTATACAGGCGCCCCCTAGTGTTTGAGGGGCGCGAGTATCCGACCTCCGAGCATGCATACCAAGCGGGCAAGGCAGTCAAGGAATCGGTGCGCGAGTGGATTTTGAGTGCGCCAAGTCCATCGCTGGTGGCAATGGCTGCCCACGGGCTGTATACGTGGGATATTGCTCCGGACTGGTCAAAGGTAAAGTTCGATCGGATGCGGGGCGTGTTGCGCGCCAAGTTCACCCAACATCAGGATCTCCGTGAGCTGCTCCTCTCGACGGGGGATGCGCGGTTGGTTGAATCCGCCAAGACCGATAACCCTGTCAATCGTCTGTGGGGTGAAGTGAACGGGAAAGGCAAGAACATGCTCGGGGTCCTCCTCATGGAACTGCGGTCAGAGCTTAAGAGCGAGTCTGTCCAGCCAAAAAGCAAGACGAAGCCGAATGGGAAATCGCGAGCCAATGCCTTGACGGGAATGGCGTCAGTCGAGCTAGCGTGCTGA